From the Ciona intestinalis chromosome 2, KH, whole genome shotgun sequence genome, one window contains:
- the LOC100181892 gene encoding LOW QUALITY PROTEIN: transmembrane 9 superfamily member 3-like (The sequence of the model RefSeq protein was modified relative to this genomic sequence to represent the inferred CDS: deleted 2 bases in 1 codon), translated as MKHLIEFLYLFSFIAFVIADEDSHTYKDDEDVLLWMNTVGPYHNRQETYEYFRLPFCKGGKESLIDRHHENLGDALQGVELKYQALDIKFKQNVEPTKYCEIELDQKKYESFVYAVDNHYWYQMYMDDLPIWGIVGEADENGEDFYMWTHKKLEIGYNDNQIVDINLTSDKKIKLVANIKIQFTYEVVWKSSDTLFRDRYEKYLDPSFFQHRIHWFSIFNSFMMVIFLVGLVSMILMRTLRKDYARYQKDDDLDDMERDLGDEYGWKQIHGDVFRAASYPLIFSSLVGSGSHILATSLSVVLFVMLGDLYTERGTVVSTAVFVYAALAPVNGYAGGSLYARMGGRSWIRQMVIGALLLPTLVSSTAFFINFIAMYYHASRAIPFGTMVAMLCIIIFVILPLSLIGTILGRNISGGASPPCRVNAVPRPIPNKRWFMEPSVIAALGGILPFGSIFIEMYFIFTSFWAYKIYYVYGFTLLVLLILTIVTVCVTIVCTYFLLNAEDYRWQWTSFLAASSTAAYVYLYSFYYFFFKTKMYGLFQTTYYFGYMAVFSIALGLMCGALGFLGTSLFVRKIYTYVKID; from the exons ATGAAGCACTTGATTGaatttctatatttattttcgtttattGCGTTTGTTATTGCCGACGAAGACTCACACACA TACAAAGATGATGAAGATGTCTTATTATGGATGAATACTGTCGGACCATATCATAACAGACAAGAGACCTATGAATATTTTAG GCTTCCATTTTGTAAGGGTGGAAAGGAAAGTTTAATAGATCGTCATCATGAAAATCTTGGTGATGCCCTGCAAGGAGTGGAGTTGAAATACCAG GCGTTGgatattaagtttaaac AAAACGTTGaaccaacaaaatattgtgaaaTTGAACTTGACCAAAAGAAATACGAATCCTTTGTGTACGCGGTTGATAATCATTACTGGTACCAGATGTACATGGATGACTTGCCTATTTGGG GTATTGTGGGTGAGGCTGATGAAAATGGTGAAGATTTTTACATGTGGACGCACAAGAAACTTGAAATTGGTTACAATGACAACCAGATTGTTGATATTAACCTCACCAGTGATAAGAAGATAAAATTGGtggcaaatattaaaatccaGTTCACATATGAG GTTGTTTGGAAATCTTCCGATACCTTGTTCCGAGATCGATATGAGAAATACCTTGATCCAAGTTTTTTCCAGCACAGA ATCCACTGGTTTTCGATATTCAATTCCTTCATGATGGTCATATTCCTCGTTGGACTCGTCTCTATGATCCTGATGAGGACTTTAAGAAAAGATTACGCTCGATACCAAAAGGATGATGATCTTGATGATATG GAACGAGATCTCGGAGATGAATATGGTTGGAAACAAATTCATGGTGATGTATTTCGAGCTGCTTCATATCCTCTCATCTTCTCTTCCCTTGTTGGATCCGGATCCCACATCCTCGCTACTTCTCTCTCTGTGGTCCTCTTTGTCATGCTAGGGGACCTTTATACAGA GCGAGGTACAGTAGTAAGCACAGCTGTGTTCGTATATGCTGCCCTTGCACCAGTCAATGGATATGCTGGTGGTTCTCTGTATGCAAGGATGGGTG GTCGATCTTGGATCCGGCAGATGGTGATTGGTGCTCTCCTGTTGCCTACTTTGGTCTCCAGCACAGCGTTTTTCATCAACTTTATCGCAATGTATTATCACGCCTCTCGTGCTATCCCATTCGGAACTATG GTTGCGATGCTCTGCATCATCATCTTCGTGATCCTCCCGCTCAGTTTGATCGGAACAATATTGGGTCGTAACATTTCAGGTGGTGCGAGCCCACCATGTAGAGTGAACGCTGTGCCTCGACCTATTCCCAACAAACGCTGGTTCATGGAACCATCGGTGATTGCTGCTCTTGGAGGAATTCTTCCTTTTGGATCCATCTTTATTGAGAT GTACTTCATATTCACCTCATTCTGGGCATACAAGATCTACTATGTGTATGGCTTCACCCTCCTTGTGCTTCTTATCCTTACCATAGTAACAGTGTGTGTTACCATTGTATGCACATACTTCCTTCTCAATGCAGAGGACTACAGATG GCAATGGACAAGTTTCCTCGCTGCCAGTTCGACTGCTGCATATGTTTACTTGTATTCCTTTTACTACTTCTTCTTTAAAACcaa AATGTACGGCCTTTTCCAAACAACTTACTACTTTGGTTACATGGCGGTGTTCAGTATTGCTCTGGGTCTTATGTGTG GTGCCCTTGGATTCCTAGGTACCAGTTTATTTGTTCGAAAAATCTACACCTATGTGAAAATCGACTGA